ggtaaatctccatgttccagatattggcggatgggcatccgccaatcttcatcatcttccagctcttcgatgaccataatctgatcgactttgAATGTTGGTGCTgaccttatttccaaattgcatgctttttgacttcatggttctctactcgccgctgcttttgccaactcgtcagcctttgtgttctggcctctcggaacatgcaccatttcccagacgactcccttgtttgttaactcctgcgtcagtctaccgaccacctgatggtacttgaccagatcctcctgtttcaccagataattttttgtgatctgatttatcatgagtttagaatcgctgtagatgaccactctttctggcgtaagttcattaagcaacttcaatccgcatatcattgcttcatactccacgacattattggtagtttcgaatgttaactttgccgcatagtacaggcgaataacatcCGGTCCCTtaatgacgactcccagtccagctccatctgtggacAATGCCCCATCCGTGAACATActccattcttctttttgtgcttttggacattcgtcttcatcccacgtgaactcattcacgaaatcggcaagtacttgactttttagagctggtcttccttcgtagcgaatatcgaactcTCCCAACCGAATTGACCACTCCATTAATCGgtcggatgcgtcaggtttctgtagtacctttcgcattggaattccagttctcacaatgatagtatgcgcctgaaagtatggctttaacctagccgctgtggttatcaccgcgagggccattttgtctaaccttgaataccgaagttctgcgtcttttaagactttgctcacatagtacactggatattgttgcccctATTTTTCCCGCACCATCAccgtgcatatcgccatactggtgacggatacgtaaagaaataaatcttctccatcctctggcctgctcattaagggcggatagcatagtaatcgctttatcccctcaaatgcttcttgacaatccggcgtccattcaaaggacttagattttttgatggcattgtagaaaggtagacatctcctagctgagcatgatatgaatcgccctaatgccaccaaccgcccgttcagtctctgtacttctcttatgttcctcggtgtcttcatctccatcactgctttaaccttctcaggattcgcctcaactcctttgccgctaacaatgaaacccaggaactttcctgctcttgctccaaacgtgcatttctctgggttcaatttgaggccatatttgatcagtacttccaggatttctttaatatcctgcgggtggtcttgcatcttcttgcttttaatgatcatgtcatctacataaatcgagaagttctcgcctgatttgtctgaaaatatcttgttcatcatccgttgatatgttgctcccgcatttttcaatccaaagggcatcaccttgaagcaataagtcgcctgatgagttatgaatgatgtcttgatctcatccgccttctccattggtatctggtggtaactggatttcacgtcggtgaacgataaagcttcaaatcccgcagtcctatctaccaatatatcaatgttaggtagcggatacatatccttcggacaagctttattcagatctttgaagtcgacgcacattctgtacgttccatttggctttttgactagcaccacattggctagccactccggataggtgacttctcgaattgcatctgattctagcaaatccgccactgctttttcaatcgccttctgccgttctggagcatgtcctctctttttctgtcgcactggggttgcacctttgtccacattcaaacgatgggttgctatatctggacttatccccttcagcacttcattcggagcggcgaatgccgactcgcattggatcaacacctcggtaatggctttcttcgtttcctctggAAGTCCTGTCGCTATCCGTACGTTCTTATCATTtaagatggcgaatagttctgtttctcctaacgcttcagccgataacttctcatcaactttatcctctcCATCTGGCTtcggttcaagtgacaatgtataagcttgttgagatataagttgatccccttcaacaatgactcgcccttggtgtgttggcaaatgcaatgtcaaatgcttcattgagatgagcgactccgtttccgacaggaacggacgccccagaattatattgtaggccaatgggagatcaacaattgcaaattctagatcacctcgccattttagattcttgtcgcccatttctgtctccaacaccacctgtccacttgtttgagatgattgacctccaaaaccagttacatccatgaacgtatgttccactcgctcgtcgttaattcccaacttgttgaatgcagttcgagtaatgacattgcaagaactgcctgtatcaataaggacccgcttaacgtcacatccttcaatggccatcgtaatcaccaaagcatctgcatgcggctccgtgattcgcacaaatgagtaattgagggcatcccccctacgcgtgttgctttttcactgttcacggcgagccctttttgttggaggctcatagatcccgcctgctatcacgttaatCACCCCTTTTCTGCTTTTTTTCTGGCCTTGCTTCtacctcatgcgggagcgttgctttctcatcaatcgtttcttttctaatgaattgactcagtttgcccctctcaatcagcttttcaatcagcttttcaatctccttcttcaattcatagcaatcgttcgtgtcatggccgttcaatctgtggaacctgcaatatttgttaggatatcgccccaaattggttcgacctttcgcctcaggaaactgcacatcctttttcagaggatttttctcaatccaaagtaacacctcatgaCGAGTCatgttcaatggtgtttgatatccccccccccctttaaaGGAACGATCGCTTTTTCGAACCAGATTACCCTTAGAATATGCTTGGCCTTGATGGCGGCGATTGTCCGAGGTGGATCTGGCCGCATCTatttctcgccgggtttgagctctatgctccctgttaacatcgtccacttccataaattcttttgctatcttcatgagttcagccACTGTGCGTGGTttattgcggatgatttcctcccgcatgctccaatctgtggttccatccgccatgatgttgcgaatgctcacgatatctgggttctgtaaccgcaccagaatatcattgaatgcgactacaaattcccttagggaattatagtttctctgtttgatctccttcagctgcatatccgtcacatccgctgctttacagcccacgaactttgcacagaaatcacgactgtattgattccagttgtgaatagattcagttggtagggaccgaaaccaatcggatgctgctcctcccaaagtggtcgagaacaatcgacaaattatgctttcgcttgctcctgcaacatccatcaaCTCTCTGTAGTTTCTGACATGCGCCttagggtcagaatttggatccccataataTTTAGGTATCGTCGGTGCTTTTATTttgtgatctggaataaattctCGCAATgatggggcaaaaggcgaatcactctgcaccgcTGCTCTTGCCCTAGGTGTGTATCCCATCCGCTCCATCATActtcgcagttgatcttccaattcagtattgggttcccgccgaacttcttccatccgttGCTGATGAATTCTGGGTGACGTCCACCCGCCATACTGTGTCGTCACTTGTTCTCGCCGTGGGGCTAACCGctgtccagttataggatcaaagttccaagtaTGCTCCCGCCCAGACATATTCCCTCCAGACGTCATCAACCCTGAATGTCCGTGTTCAAAGGGTTCCGTTTGTCGTAGCGGAAGAATTCCTTGCATTCCTGGCATTGGTTGGGATgactgccaggtcggatggatcgtcataatAGGATCTTGGTGTGAGTAGTGGTCTGGATGGCTATGTggtgtcatgcgactactctgattCATCCGATttggctctcgagatggctgtGGAAGCGTAGATATGGCAGGAATAGTTGGTTgttgtgtggagatgacaacaggttCTTGAGGGGCAGCCGTTACAGCGGTATTGTGTTCAGCGATTGCagttaacaaactaatcattcgatccccagccgcttggctcatattcgaagccaagacctgtcctgccatttgtacAAAATCGCTATtagacatctccatctcagtttgcacttggacctccaataagggactcaactgCCCTGAAGGATTCGACGAGCTGGGTACCACAGGCTGTATACTCGCAGGCTGccgtggacctcttgagttcGTACTAGCTGATATGGTTGTAACTCCggccgttcgtgatggttctgacatgttcttagggtacctttaaccaaatgttggtaaaaaaggtccaccttcaccgcaccaatgataacttgctagattcgatttgatgatcttcgccgcggttacctgcaaaacagaaccgaagacaggatctccgggaaaactctccgacgatcaagtcagttttatgggaaggttggtaaattgatactGGTATTGTGGGGAAAAGATGTAAAAAACGTACCTCCCCATTTGCTTCTAtgtcctttttataagtgttcctaggtaaccgccgggggcggttactctttccaggccacgtcccttacgtggctacaaacgtggtctcgtttgttttgagtgggaggtttaatgctccgtttaggatttcggggcggttactcattttacccgcttcctttattcggagcccgtttgatcttgaaccatgggcctaagtatAGATTGGGCCCGtatttatgattcggcccggctTGGTTTCACGGATCATCACATTTGGATTGCAATGAATTAAAGCCTAGTAATCTATTCATCTTATATGGCTCACTTTTGAACCTAGCCATTTGATTTATACCCAGGGGCGGATTTAGGTAGCCCCCCCTCTTCATTCGAGgggaaaaaaattattttaccaaaacaacGCAACGCCCTTTTCTCCACTCCTCCTCCAGCAAACGTGTGACGCCCCTCATCTTCTCCTACAGCAAACGCGACGCCGGCGGAGCCTCTCCTCCTCCGTCCGGCCACACATTTCAGGTTAGTTTAACTTTTTGtcctttaattttaattttaggttaGATTAATTTTAAGTTAGTTTTTGGAAATTCTGTTGTTAACATCATCCATCATCCTTCTTCTCTTCATTATTATTCAATTATCACcattcatatttattttaaatctaTCATTTTCATTAATTTTGACATCTCTATTTATAAGCTTTACTCGGTCAaaatttactcttttaataCTCAATCTGGAACTGGAAATTCTCATTCAGCTTTAGTATTAGGCTATTAGGAGGGGATATTCATGTTAGCCATTAAACTGATTTAACATTCATGTTACCCACTAAACTATTGTTTGCTGTGTTTTTTATAAGTTCAATCAAATTGATAAATTGTTTATTCATGGAGTAATTTGATTGATAGTTTATTATTAATGAACAAATTGAGTGAATTGATTCGGTATTATTGATTGAATTGAGTTCAAGCTCGTCAACAAGGGCAAAGCtcagctcggctcgattacaacccTATAATACATGTGAATTAGGGGTTTGTTAAACATATGTATAACATGCAGCTTAATAATTTATCCCGATTGATTTTTGATTTACTGAGCCTGCTCAATGTGCTTTTGccacaattttgcattttttgtctaaaaaaattTTACGTAGAGTTTTGCCCCCCCCCtctcaaatcctggatccgccactgttTATACCTGTTCATATTTTTCTTCTCAAGCCACTGCCTTCGTTTTATcttattttctttcattttctgtTACCAGATTACTTCAAATCAAACGTAGAATCAGATACTTCATCTTCCGCTTTGTTCTGTGTTTTAACGATATTCTCCTCTGAAAATAAAACAGAACGTGGAAAAATTATATTTAGAGAAATTAAGACCAAATTACTTTCGAGTTGTCACTTTTACTTCTCTTCAAGAATTGTACCTTCATTTTCCTTCTCTACAACCCAAGACCGATCACCTTCTCCTGCTTTGAGGAAGATTCATCTATATGGAAATTATATCCTTCTTTGTCCCAGAAATTGGGAGTCCTGAAAATTATTTTGTTAGTAAATTTCATATTTGTTCATTTAATATTCATAtttcttattttaaaattatggaTTTCATTTAGATTGCAGGCTGTTTACCTGGTTAACATGTCCGCAATTGGTTAACTGAGGTCAGGGATGCAGCTTTTGAAGCTGAGTTTGTTAGCAACACATTCCTTGTAAAAGATTCAGGAGGGACAAAAGTCCAAATCCCTAATCTAACTTTAAGGTCAAGGAGCTTGTTATTGAGGTGATTGCTCTAATCTAGGAAATTATTTCCTGGAGAATGATGACCTTACGGCTGAGGTCAAGAAGGATAAAAAATTCAGTTATAGTTcttttttatcatattaatcCACATGCCTAGGTTACTAAATtactccctccgtttcataATAATTGTCGTTTTGAGAAAAAATTTTTGTTTCAAATTATTTGACGTTTTACACTTTTCAATGAGCATTAAATATGTGTTTTCCAACTTTGTCCTCAtataataaaatgaaagaaattTGTAGAGAAATTTAAGCATTAATTGCAAGAGGGTAATAAGGTAATATTTAACTACTTTTTAGGCTAATTAATAGGTTTCTTAATATGTGCGTAGAAACcttaaaagacaaataaaatgAAACAGAGGGAGTAGTATATTAAAATTCACTTATATCGCTAAATTTTTGAAGGGTTTCTAAGTTCTAacagttttttttaatgtagGTACAGTTTTAAAGTTGCAATATTTTGTACAAAATGCGAAAATTGGGCAAGAGATGGACtgaaaaaagaagaatcattgATTAGCTGCTTATAGAGTTCTCAATCATTGTATTTGGCTTCCGACTGTCAATTATAGTACCCATTGATGTTCGCTTTCTGTCGTTGCATTCCGTACTTCAAATTCCCTAGCAAAATAGACAAATTTTCAGGGAATACCTGCTTTGTCCACACCCAGTGCTTGTTTGATGAATTTACTCACAGAAACCTCTTCTCCCTTAACTCTAAACTCAATTCTTTTGCTCGTACTGGAAACTTTCATGCTACATGGGCTCTCTTTTGCCGCATTCATTGTTCGTTTCCTCAGCTTGATGCTTTCACTTTCACTCCTGTACTCAAAGCATGCTCTGCTCTGCGTGGCCCAGAACGTGGCAAACAAGTGCATAGTTTAATGATAAAGCTTGGAACTGATATAGGAACTGTTACCAAAACTGCTCTTATTGATATGTACTCCAAGTATGGATACTTGGGTGACTCAGTTAAGGCTTTTGAGGAAGTGGAATTTCAAGATGTTGTGAGTTGGAATTCGTTGCTTTCTAGTTTTTTAAGGCATGGTCTTCCCCATCAAGCTCTTGCTGTTTTTGGATCAATGAGGAGGATAGGAATGGAAGTTAGTGAATTTACACTATGTTCTATGCTCAAGGCTTGTGCCTCAATCAAGGCCTTTCAACAAGGTAAACAAGTTCATGGCTTGGTGGTTGCAATGGGCCGTGATTTGGTGATTTTGGGTACTGCTCTTATTGATTTTTACTCAAGTTTCGGGTGTACTGGTGAAGCCATGAAAGTGTTTTCTAGTTTGAGTTGGAGAAAGGATGATGGTATATGCAATTCTGTGATTGCTGGGTGTATTCAGAATAGGCAGTATAAAGAGGCATATTCTATAATGAGTATTGTAAGACCAAATGCAGTTGCATTTACTAGTGCTCTTGCAGCTTGCTCTGAGAATTCAAATCTATACTTGGGGATGCAGATTCACTGTACCGCCACACGTTTTGGGTTTGCTTCAGACTCTCAATTCTGCAATAAATTAATAGATATGTATGCAAAATGCGGGAAAATTTTGAATGCTAGGGCATTGTTTGATAgggttttgaataaaaatgtgGTTTCTTGGACTAGCATGATTGATGCATATGGAAGGAATGGATATGGGTCCAAAGCTCTAGAACTATTCAAGAAAATGGTAGAGGAGGAAACTACGGTTTCACCTAATTCTGTAACATTTCTTGCTGTTTTATCAGCTTGTGGGCATTCGGGATTGGTAGAAGAAGGCCGGGAGCTTTTCAGTCAGGTGAGAGAGAAACATGGTTTAGAACCAGAGGCAGAACATTATTCATGCTTCATAGGTGTCTTAGGCCGAGCAGGAAAAATAGAGGATGTTTGGCAATTGTTTGATTATATGGTTAAAAGTGGCACTAGGCCTACAGCTGCTGTATGGGCAGCACTATTGAATGCTTGCAGTCTTAATTTAGATGTTTTGAGGGGTGAGTTTGCTGCAAAGAAGCTTTTGGAATTAGAGCCAAATAATCCAGGGAATTATGTTATGCTTTCAAATTTTTATGCATCAGTTGGAAAATGGGACTCTGTAGACAACTTGAGAAACCATATGAGGGATAATAGGCTGATTAAGACAGCAGGGAGTAGTTGGGTTACTGTTTAAGCCCTTAAATTTTATGCAATTAAGCCTCACTAATTTTAAATTTGTTCTATGATGCACCCGTGCTATTGCGCCTTTCACTTTTAGGGTGTGTTTGATAGCGAGGATTAGAGGGGGGGAAGAATGAAAATTGCTCATTTCAATTACATGCCTCAAAATGCACAATTTCCATTCTTCCTCCTCTAATCCTCCCTATAAAATACATCCTTAATGTTGCTCTATTGAGCAATTGAATTTTATAGCTGAAATTTTTTagccaaatttttattttattttatttgctcgTTAGATATATCActcattttttagaattttgtaGAGTCAACAGTAATTATGTTTTAATTTGGATTGTACAAATTCCTTATGTTTAAAAgtttcttatattttattacTTTGAGTGcttatttacttttttatttggaATGTGTGGAATATTTGTGAGTGATAAATCAACATGCTaggctttaaaaaaaaaaaaaatcaaaatgatAGAAAAATTTGTTGTGACCCAAAATTCAAAAGAAAAGCATAAATTTCTCAGTCAAGTAACTTTTCATCTTAAGAAAAGCATAATGACCTTACTGCTGAGTGCTTGAGGTCAAGAAAGATAAAAGTTTCTTTATAGTTCTTTATCCTATAATCCACATGCTTTAGGGAGTTGAAAAATGCTCTTTGCTGCAAATATGAGATTGATAGaaacttgaaattgaaatttaaGGTAAGATGATAATAAGATATGGATAGAGAAGAAAAGGTGAATAATTGAGATATTTTATATTGAttcaagaaaatgaaataataagCAGGCAAGATGCTAACCAAAGGATAATCAATCATCTAGAGCTAAATTAGAAAAGCtaataaaaacaaatacaaTTACTTTTATTAACCATTGACTATTGACTTTtgattacttgtatctagtcaTAATGTAACACCTAACTTATGTCACCTCACCTTTGTCATCCTCTTCCTTCTAGAATAAACTTGATACATCTTAGCCTTTGGACCTACTATAGCACTTCTCGATCAGAGAATGGTTAGGTGTTA
The DNA window shown above is from Euphorbia lathyris chromosome 1, ddEupLath1.1, whole genome shotgun sequence and carries:
- the LOC136204351 gene encoding pentatricopeptide repeat-containing protein At5g66500, mitochondrial; translated protein: MFAFCRCIPYFKFPSKIDKFSGNTCFVHTQCLFDEFTHRNLFSLNSKLNSFARTGNFHATWALFCRIHCSFPQLDAFTFTPVLKACSALRGPERGKQVHSLMIKLGTDIGTVTKTALIDMYSKYGYLGDSVKAFEEVEFQDVVSWNSLLSSFLRHGLPHQALAVFGSMRRIGMEVSEFTLCSMLKACASIKAFQQGKQVHGLVVAMGRDLVILGTALIDFYSSFGCTGEAMKVFSSLSWRKDDGICNSVIAGCIQNRQYKEAYSIMSIVRPNAVAFTSALAACSENSNLYLGMQIHCTATRFGFASDSQFCNKLIDMYAKCGKILNARALFDRVLNKNVVSWTSMIDAYGRNGYGSKALELFKKMVEEETTVSPNSVTFLAVLSACGHSGLVEEGRELFSQVREKHGLEPEAEHYSCFIGVLGRAGKIEDVWQLFDYMVKSGTRPTAAVWAALLNACSLNLDVLRGEFAAKKLLELEPNNPGNYVMLSNFYASVGKWDSVDNLRNHMRDNRLIKTAGSSWVTV